In one window of Nodosilinea sp. PGN35 DNA:
- a CDS encoding type II toxin-antitoxin system Phd/YefM family antitoxin — MQQVDISVAQTQITELLQSALRGEEIIITRDNHPILKLIQVSSQPKRRQRGSAKGQIWMAADFDEPLEDFKEYTE, encoded by the coding sequence ATGCAGCAGGTAGATATTTCAGTTGCTCAAACCCAGATCACAGAGCTTTTGCAATCGGCTCTACGAGGGGAAGAAATTATCATCACCCGTGACAATCACCCCATTCTGAAGTTAATTCAAGTTTCATCTCAACCTAAACGACGCCAGCGAGGCAGTGCCAAAGGCCAGATTTGGATGGCGGCTGACTTCGATGAACCCCTGGAAGACTTTAAGGAGTACACAGAATGA
- a CDS encoding type II toxin-antitoxin system VapC family toxin yields MRILLDTHTFLWFVNDSPELSTNAAELLESDVDLLLSTASLWEIAIKVNLKKLSLPDDYERFIPQQIALNDIEVLPIAINHLNVVAKLPLHHRDPFDRLLIAQAMQEGIQVVSADTKFDAYSVERKW; encoded by the coding sequence ATGAGAATACTCCTGGATACTCATACCTTTCTTTGGTTCGTCAACGACAGCCCCGAACTTAGCACTAACGCGGCTGAGCTGCTGGAGTCAGACGTTGATCTACTGCTCAGCACTGCCAGCCTGTGGGAGATTGCCATAAAGGTCAACTTAAAAAAGTTGTCTTTGCCGGATGATTATGAGCGGTTTATTCCCCAGCAAATTGCGCTCAACGATATTGAAGTGTTGCCCATAGCCATCAATCACTTAAATGTTGTAGCTAAACTGCCTTTGCATCATCGCGATCCGTTTGATCGGTTGCTGATTGCCCAAGCTATGCAAGAGGGAATCCAGGTTGTTAGCGCCGATACAAAGTTTGATGCCTATAGCGTGGAACGCAAATGGTAA
- the rodA gene encoding rod shape-determining protein RodA, translated as MFLTDAQKQWRSLAVGWQGVDWVLFGLPVALTIFGAVVIYSTQQNTDTVAYGLNHAILGAIGLVLALWIARTRYENLLNWQWIIYAVINLLLLAVIFIGTVGLGAQRWISIGGFHVQPSEFAKIGMIVTLAAMLSRRDASTLWGVLTAVGVTVVPWVLVFIQPDLGTSLVFGVITLAMLYWANCNPGWLVLFVSPLVAAILFHLLLPGWLVWSIAMGLIAWFTLPWRWFCTVLATAVNLVSGKLGDVMWSLLEDYQKDRLILFLDPDKDPLGGGYHLIQSRIAIGAGKLWGQGLGQGTQTQLSFIPEQHTDFIFSAIGEEWGFVGSMVVIAVYWLICFRLVIIAQNAKDDFGSLLVIGVLAMIMFQVVINIGMTMGLAPITGIPLPWLSYGRSALLTNFIALGMVESVANFRHRLKFTD; from the coding sequence ATGTTTTTAACCGACGCGCAAAAGCAGTGGCGATCGCTGGCGGTGGGCTGGCAGGGCGTTGACTGGGTGCTGTTTGGGCTGCCCGTGGCGCTGACTATCTTTGGGGCCGTTGTCATTTACAGCACTCAGCAAAATACCGACACCGTGGCCTACGGGCTCAACCACGCCATTCTGGGTGCCATTGGCCTGGTGCTGGCCCTGTGGATTGCCCGCACCCGCTACGAAAACCTGCTCAACTGGCAGTGGATTATCTACGCCGTGATCAACTTGCTGCTGCTGGCGGTGATTTTTATTGGCACCGTAGGGCTGGGTGCCCAGCGGTGGATTAGCATTGGCGGCTTTCACGTGCAGCCCTCGGAGTTTGCCAAGATCGGCATGATCGTCACGCTGGCGGCCATGCTCAGCCGCCGCGATGCCTCTACCCTGTGGGGGGTGCTCACGGCGGTGGGGGTGACCGTTGTGCCCTGGGTGCTGGTGTTTATTCAGCCCGACCTGGGCACGTCGCTGGTGTTTGGCGTGATTACCCTGGCGATGCTCTACTGGGCCAACTGCAACCCCGGCTGGCTGGTGTTGTTTGTGTCGCCGCTGGTGGCAGCAATTTTGTTTCACCTGCTGCTGCCGGGCTGGCTGGTGTGGAGCATTGCCATGGGGCTGATCGCCTGGTTTACCCTGCCCTGGCGATGGTTTTGTACCGTGCTGGCGACGGCGGTCAATCTGGTGTCGGGTAAGCTGGGCGATGTGATGTGGAGCCTGCTAGAAGACTACCAAAAGGATCGCCTCATTCTCTTCCTTGACCCCGACAAAGACCCGCTGGGAGGGGGCTATCACTTAATTCAGTCGCGCATTGCCATTGGGGCGGGCAAGCTCTGGGGCCAGGGGCTGGGCCAGGGCACCCAAACCCAGCTGAGCTTTATTCCTGAGCAGCACACTGACTTTATCTTTTCGGCCATTGGCGAAGAGTGGGGCTTTGTGGGGTCGATGGTGGTGATTGCCGTCTACTGGCTGATCTGCTTTCGGCTGGTGATTATTGCCCAAAACGCTAAGGACGATTTTGGCTCCCTGCTGGTGATTGGGGTGCTGGCGATGATTATGTTTCAGGTGGTGATCAACATTGGCATGACCATGGGTTTGGCACCGATCACCGGCATTCCGCTGCCCTGGCTGAGCTACGGGCGATCGGCGCTGCTGACAAATTTTATTGCCCTGGGCATGGTGGAGTCGGTGGCCAACTTTCGCCACCGGCTGAAGTTTACGGATTAG
- a CDS encoding Mrp/NBP35 family ATP-binding protein, with amino-acid sequence MSLTLSEASVLDVLRPVQDPELQKSLVDLNMIRNVAIADGTVSFTLVLTTPACPLREFIVEDCQKAVRALPGVEVVNVEVTAETPQQKALPDRTGIGGVKNIIAVSSGKGGVGKSTVAVNLAVSLAQMGSAVGLIDADIYGPNAPIMMGLSEAQVVVKQGEVLEPAFNHGVKLVSMGFLIDRDQPVIWRGPMLNGIIRQFLYQVEWGELDYLIVDLPPGTGDAQLTLAQAVPMAGAVIVSTPQAVAISDARRGLKMFQQLQVPVLGIVENMSVFIPPDAPEKRYDIFGSGGGELLSSELGLPVLGCIPLEMAVREGGDAGIPMVVQHPDSESAKALRAMAQQVAARVSVAALAS; translated from the coding sequence ATGAGCCTAACCCTCTCCGAAGCTTCTGTACTAGACGTGCTGCGCCCGGTGCAAGACCCAGAGCTGCAAAAGAGCCTGGTGGATCTCAATATGATTCGCAACGTGGCGATCGCAGACGGCACCGTCAGCTTCACCCTGGTGCTGACTACCCCCGCCTGTCCCCTGCGGGAGTTCATTGTCGAAGACTGCCAGAAGGCCGTGCGCGCCCTGCCTGGAGTTGAGGTGGTCAACGTCGAGGTGACTGCCGAAACCCCCCAGCAAAAGGCCCTGCCCGATCGCACCGGCATTGGCGGCGTCAAAAACATCATTGCGGTGTCCAGCGGCAAGGGGGGCGTGGGCAAGAGCACCGTAGCCGTCAACCTGGCGGTTTCCCTGGCCCAAATGGGCTCGGCGGTGGGCCTGATCGACGCCGACATCTACGGCCCCAACGCGCCGATTATGATGGGGCTGAGCGAGGCCCAGGTGGTGGTAAAACAGGGGGAAGTGCTGGAACCGGCCTTCAACCACGGCGTCAAGCTGGTGTCGATGGGCTTTTTGATCGATCGCGACCAGCCGGTGATCTGGCGCGGCCCCATGCTCAACGGCATTATTCGTCAATTTCTCTACCAGGTGGAGTGGGGCGAGCTGGACTATTTGATTGTGGATTTGCCCCCCGGCACAGGCGACGCCCAGCTCACCCTGGCCCAGGCGGTGCCCATGGCCGGGGCGGTAATTGTCTCAACCCCGCAGGCGGTGGCGATCTCTGACGCCCGGCGGGGGCTGAAGATGTTTCAGCAGCTGCAAGTGCCGGTGCTGGGCATTGTTGAGAATATGAGCGTGTTTATTCCCCCCGACGCGCCCGAGAAGCGCTACGACATTTTTGGCTCCGGCGGCGGCGAGCTGCTGTCGAGCGAGCTGGGCCTGCCGGTGCTGGGCTGCATTCCCCTGGAAATGGCGGTGCGCGAGGGTGGCGATGCGGGCATACCGATGGTGGTGCAGCACCCTGACTCAGAAAGCGCTAAGGCGCTGCGGGCTATGGCCCAGCAGGTGGCGGCCAGGGTCTCGGTGGCGGCGCTGGCGTCCTAG
- a CDS encoding SRPBCC family protein translates to MEGVAVFSVERFPRPFLTLLHLIHRWVQVQQQLEKSYLAVSTASVDTLWQTIMNLADVSWHPLLTSTNAPQGLKPKPGLIYRAFTKICPIPVKIFVERVQPHELISVRVLPIPGLEERVTYHLKSTVRGTQISYSVTLRGWLSPLAWSLLRPYAAKVASALAEAAEHPDLLEGPNSRFQVW, encoded by the coding sequence ATGGAGGGTGTTGCCGTGTTTAGCGTCGAGCGGTTTCCCCGCCCCTTTTTGACCCTCCTGCACCTGATTCACCGCTGGGTACAGGTGCAGCAGCAGCTCGAGAAGTCGTACCTGGCGGTGAGCACCGCCTCGGTCGATACCCTCTGGCAGACCATCATGAACCTGGCCGATGTCTCCTGGCATCCGCTGCTGACCAGCACCAACGCGCCCCAGGGCCTCAAGCCAAAGCCGGGGCTAATCTATCGGGCGTTCACCAAAATTTGCCCCATCCCCGTCAAGATTTTTGTGGAACGGGTGCAGCCCCACGAGCTAATCAGCGTGCGGGTGCTGCCCATCCCCGGTCTCGAAGAGCGCGTCACCTACCACCTCAAGTCCACGGTGCGGGGCACCCAAATTTCCTACTCGGTGACCCTGCGGGGCTGGCTGTCGCCGCTGGCCTGGTCGCTGCTGCGCCCCTACGCCGCCAAGGTGGCCTCGGCCCTGGCCGAAGCCGCCGAGCACCCCGATCTGCTCGAGGGGCCAAACTCCCGCTTTCAGGTGTGGTAG
- the hemF gene encoding oxygen-dependent coproporphyrinogen oxidase, producing MTTTPISKPAAAPTAPPADSRDRVSAMLKQLQDSICQKLEALDGGAQFQQDAWERPEGGGGRSRVIKQGNIFEQGGVNFSEVWGDHLPPSILVQRPEAAGHRFYATGTSMVLHPRNPFVPTVHLNYRYFEAGPVWWFGGGIDLTPYYPFDEDVVHFHQTLRATCDRHNPEYYRVFKPWCDEYFYLKHRGETRGVGGIFFDYQDGQGLLYRGPDGGKAADQTSQGIGELPPRSWDDLFNFARDCGNAFLPAYVPIVERRHSTDYSEHQRQFQLYRRGRYVEFNLVYDRGTIFGLQTNGRTESILMSLPPLVRWEYGYSPAPESPEARLYEVFLKPQDWVNWTGSSAA from the coding sequence ATGACCACCACCCCTATTTCTAAGCCCGCTGCCGCTCCCACTGCGCCTCCGGCAGATTCTCGCGATCGCGTCAGCGCCATGCTGAAGCAGCTGCAAGACAGCATTTGTCAAAAACTAGAGGCCCTCGACGGCGGGGCTCAGTTTCAGCAAGACGCCTGGGAGCGGCCCGAGGGCGGCGGCGGGCGATCGCGCGTGATCAAGCAGGGCAATATCTTCGAGCAGGGCGGCGTGAACTTTTCTGAAGTGTGGGGCGACCACCTGCCGCCCTCGATCTTGGTGCAGCGGCCCGAGGCGGCGGGCCACCGCTTCTACGCCACCGGCACCTCTATGGTGCTGCACCCCCGCAACCCCTTCGTGCCCACGGTGCACCTCAACTACCGCTACTTTGAGGCGGGGCCGGTGTGGTGGTTTGGCGGCGGCATCGACCTCACCCCCTACTACCCCTTCGACGAAGATGTGGTGCACTTTCACCAGACGCTAAGGGCCACCTGCGATCGCCACAATCCCGAGTACTACCGGGTCTTTAAGCCCTGGTGCGACGAGTACTTCTACCTCAAGCACCGGGGCGAAACCCGCGGCGTGGGCGGCATTTTCTTTGACTACCAGGACGGCCAGGGCCTGCTCTACCGGGGCCCCGACGGCGGTAAAGCCGCCGACCAGACCAGCCAGGGCATCGGCGAACTGCCCCCCCGCAGCTGGGATGATCTGTTCAACTTTGCCCGCGACTGCGGCAATGCCTTCCTGCCCGCCTACGTCCCCATTGTGGAGCGTCGCCACAGCACCGACTACAGCGAGCACCAGCGGCAGTTCCAGCTCTATCGCCGGGGCCGCTACGTGGAGTTCAACCTGGTGTACGACCGGGGCACGATCTTTGGCCTGCAAACCAACGGCCGCACCGAGTCGATTTTGATGTCGCTGCCGCCCCTGGTGCGCTGGGAGTACGGCTACAGCCCCGCCCCCGAGAGCCCTGAGGCGCGGCTGTACGAAGTGTTTCTCAAGCCCCAGGACTGGGTTAACTGGACGGGTAGCTCCGCCGCCTAA
- a CDS encoding HU family DNA-binding protein: MNKAELVDKVAEKASAGDKSMTKKDVDSVITATIDAIMEAVATGEKVTLVGFGSFERRERKEREGRNPKTGDTMVIPATKVPAFSAGKLFKEKVAK; this comes from the coding sequence ATGAACAAAGCTGAACTCGTTGATAAGGTGGCTGAGAAAGCCTCTGCCGGCGACAAGTCTATGACCAAAAAAGACGTGGACTCGGTGATTACGGCCACCATCGACGCCATCATGGAAGCCGTTGCCACAGGCGAAAAAGTCACCCTGGTAGGGTTTGGCTCCTTTGAGCGCCGTGAGCGCAAAGAGCGGGAGGGGCGCAACCCCAAAACTGGCGATACCATGGTGATTCCGGCCACCAAGGTGCCCGCCTTTTCCGCTGGCAAACTGTTCAAAGAAAAGGTGGCCAAGTAA
- the cobD gene encoding threonine-phosphate decarboxylase CobD → MSSPPAPTASIRPVHGGNLAWAAAVANCSPDSLLDFSASINPLGPPESVTQAIAEALGQLRHYPDPDYTALRQALANYHRLPVDWVLPGNGAAELLTWAARDLAEGAGPVGCHLLTPAFGDYGRALESFGVPVNPWPLSLQATGSPSAPMPWPDSSVAGVLINNPHNPTGRLFSADSLQPLLKGAATVIVDEAFMDFLPPDRQQSLIGDLDRHPNLVVLRSLTKFYTLPGLRIGYALGHPDRLRRWQRWRDPWPVNALAAAAAIAAVQDTAFQRRTWAWLGSTQATLFDGLRAIPGLGPLAGAANFLLVHTTVAAPELQEALLRDHRVLIRDCLSFPELGPGYFRVAVRTAAENERLLTALGQAMAV, encoded by the coding sequence ATGTCCTCACCGCCTGCTCCCACAGCTTCCATTCGACCCGTTCACGGGGGAAACCTGGCCTGGGCTGCTGCTGTCGCCAACTGTTCCCCCGATTCTCTTCTAGACTTTTCGGCCAGCATCAACCCCTTGGGGCCGCCCGAGTCGGTAACTCAGGCCATAGCCGAGGCCCTGGGGCAGCTGCGCCACTACCCTGACCCCGACTACACCGCCCTGCGCCAGGCTCTGGCCAACTACCACCGGCTGCCCGTCGACTGGGTTCTGCCCGGCAACGGCGCGGCGGAACTGCTGACCTGGGCTGCCCGCGACCTGGCCGAGGGGGCTGGCCCCGTCGGTTGTCACCTGCTGACGCCCGCCTTTGGCGACTATGGCCGCGCCCTGGAGAGCTTCGGAGTGCCGGTCAACCCATGGCCGCTGTCGCTGCAAGCGACGGGCTCCCCCTCAGCTCCCATGCCCTGGCCTGACAGTTCGGTAGCAGGGGTTTTGATCAACAACCCCCACAACCCCACCGGTCGCCTGTTCAGCGCAGATAGCCTCCAGCCCCTGCTCAAAGGCGCTGCCACGGTGATTGTGGATGAAGCCTTTATGGATTTTTTGCCGCCGGATCGGCAGCAGTCGCTAATTGGCGACCTCGATCGCCACCCAAATCTGGTGGTGCTCAGGTCGCTGACTAAGTTCTACACCCTGCCGGGGCTGCGCATTGGCTACGCCCTGGGCCACCCCGATCGACTGCGCCGCTGGCAGCGCTGGCGCGACCCCTGGCCGGTGAATGCCCTGGCGGCGGCAGCGGCGATCGCGGCAGTGCAAGATACAGCCTTTCAGCGGCGCACCTGGGCCTGGTTGGGTTCGACCCAGGCCACCCTCTTCGATGGATTGCGGGCCATCCCTGGCCTGGGGCCCCTGGCCGGGGCGGCCAATTTTTTGCTGGTTCACACCACGGTTGCGGCCCCGGAACTGCAAGAGGCACTGCTGCGCGATCACCGGGTGCTGATTCGCGACTGCCTGAGCTTTCCCGAGCTGGGGCCAGGCTACTTTCGGGTGGCGGTGCGCACCGCTGCTGAAAATGAGCGTTTGCTAACAGCCCTGGGGCAGGCTATGGCAGTATGA
- a CDS encoding ABC transporter ATP-binding protein, protein MAAVAPPLLHPTPPPELRVVNMTKRFGSLVALDNVTLTLKPGTCHGLLGENGAGKSTLVKCIMGFYAPTAGQILVNDQIYPIKSPKDAHGCGIGMVYQHFTSVPAMTVAENLVLSRYDRAQVINWQREYAALRTFMARSPFQVDLDAPVGQLAAGQKQKLEILKQLYLQSRILILDEPTSVLTPDEADEVLGLLRQEVKAGHLSVLLITHKFREVLAFTDEVTVLRKGQLAGHGAVADLTVADMARMMLGAERVTKTVDKAPIAERHPVLTVHGLEALKDNGLPAFGPLDLTVHSGEIVGIAGVSGNGQRELVEVLAGQRSPTHGHIEVNGDPYRATRTEMVSHGVCTLPEEPLRNACVPGMTVAENMALRTFDRPPQARGRLWLMLRAIREAAQGLIAAFAVKTPSPDTPIQNLSGGNVQRAVLARELSSPDIQLLMAANPCFGLDFQAVDQIHNALVEARNRGVAVLLVSEDLDELLALGDRILVISDGQFVYESPIDRANVADIGHRMAGH, encoded by the coding sequence ATGGCCGCCGTTGCTCCGCCCCTGCTGCACCCCACCCCACCACCGGAACTCCGGGTGGTAAATATGACTAAGCGGTTTGGCAGCCTGGTGGCCCTCGACAATGTCACCCTCACCCTCAAGCCCGGCACCTGCCACGGCCTGCTGGGGGAAAATGGGGCCGGTAAGAGCACCCTGGTGAAGTGCATCATGGGCTTTTACGCGCCCACCGCCGGGCAAATTTTGGTGAACGACCAAATCTACCCGATCAAAAGCCCCAAGGATGCCCACGGCTGCGGCATTGGCATGGTGTACCAGCATTTCACCTCGGTGCCCGCCATGACCGTGGCTGAGAACCTGGTGCTCAGCCGCTACGATCGCGCCCAGGTGATCAACTGGCAGCGGGAATACGCTGCCCTGCGCACCTTTATGGCGCGATCGCCCTTTCAGGTTGACCTCGATGCGCCCGTCGGGCAGCTGGCAGCCGGGCAAAAGCAAAAACTCGAAATTCTCAAGCAGCTCTACCTGCAAAGCCGCATTCTGATTCTCGACGAGCCCACCTCGGTGCTCACCCCCGACGAGGCCGACGAGGTGCTGGGGCTGCTGCGCCAGGAGGTAAAGGCGGGCCACCTCAGCGTGCTGCTGATCACCCACAAGTTTCGCGAGGTGCTGGCCTTTACCGACGAGGTGACCGTGCTGCGCAAGGGCCAGCTGGCGGGCCACGGTGCCGTGGCCGACCTGACCGTAGCCGATATGGCCCGGATGATGCTGGGGGCCGAGCGGGTCACCAAGACCGTCGATAAAGCTCCCATCGCAGAGCGGCATCCGGTGCTGACGGTGCACGGGCTGGAGGCCCTTAAAGACAACGGCCTGCCCGCCTTCGGCCCCCTCGATCTGACGGTGCACAGCGGCGAGATTGTCGGTATTGCCGGGGTCTCGGGCAACGGCCAGCGGGAGCTGGTGGAGGTGCTGGCGGGGCAGCGATCGCCCACCCACGGCCACATTGAGGTCAACGGCGACCCCTACCGGGCCACCCGGACGGAAATGGTTAGCCACGGCGTCTGCACCCTGCCCGAGGAGCCCCTGCGCAACGCCTGCGTACCCGGCATGACCGTGGCCGAAAACATGGCCCTGCGCACCTTCGATCGCCCCCCCCAGGCCCGTGGTCGCCTGTGGCTCATGCTCAGGGCTATCCGCGAGGCGGCGCAGGGGCTGATCGCGGCCTTTGCCGTCAAGACCCCCTCCCCCGATACCCCCATACAAAACCTGTCCGGGGGCAACGTGCAGCGGGCGGTGCTGGCGCGGGAGCTGTCCTCCCCCGATATCCAGCTGCTGATGGCGGCCAACCCCTGCTTTGGCCTCGATTTTCAGGCCGTAGACCAGATCCACAACGCCCTGGTGGAGGCCCGCAACCGGGGGGTAGCGGTGCTGCTGGTGAGCGAAGATCTCGATGAACTGCTGGCCCTGGGCGATCGCATTCTGGTGATCAGCGACGGGCAGTTTGTCTACGAGAGCCCCATCGATCGGGCCAACGTTGCCGACATTGGCCACAGGATGGCTGGGCACTAG
- a CDS encoding peptidoglycan-binding protein, translating into MGEPLTQQIPGIVDADCLSLVREYCRLAAQPSLSDGEGQRLEELLALAEADGRLDFWINEADHFIDHAIGLGSATRVYASVNENLKARLRELLDLTHSTHPGDKALELLEELDESLAEGARQVQQQLAKHGYDPGPVDGVAGPKTQRALRDFQQSQDGR; encoded by the coding sequence ATGGGTGAACCATTAACGCAGCAAATTCCGGGCATTGTCGATGCCGACTGCCTGTCTCTAGTGCGCGAGTATTGCCGACTGGCAGCCCAGCCCAGCCTCAGCGACGGCGAAGGCCAGCGCCTGGAGGAGCTGCTGGCCCTGGCCGAAGCCGATGGCCGTCTCGACTTTTGGATCAACGAAGCCGACCATTTTATTGACCACGCCATTGGCCTGGGCAGCGCCACGCGGGTCTACGCCTCGGTGAACGAAAACCTCAAGGCGCGGTTGCGCGAACTGCTCGACCTCACCCACAGCACCCACCCCGGCGACAAAGCCCTGGAGCTGCTCGAAGAGCTGGACGAAAGTCTTGCCGAGGGCGCGCGCCAGGTGCAGCAGCAGCTGGCCAAGCACGGCTACGACCCCGGCCCCGTAGACGGGGTAGCGGGGCCTAAAACCCAGCGCGCCCTGCGGGACTTTCAGCAATCTCAGGATGGCCGCTGA